In one Bacteroides intestinalis DSM 17393 genomic region, the following are encoded:
- the ahpC gene encoding alkyl hydroperoxide reductase subunit C has translation MEPIINSQLPEFKVQAFQNGSFKTVTNEDVKGKWAIFFFYPADFTFVCPTELVDIAEKYEQFQAMGVEVYSVSTDSHFVHKAWHDASESIRKIKYPMLADPTGVLTRAFGVMIEEEGMAYRGTFVVNPEGKIKIAEIQDNNIGRNADELLRKVEAAQFVATHDGEVCPAKWKKGGETLKPSIDLVGKI, from the coding sequence ATGGAACCAATTATCAATTCCCAGCTTCCTGAATTCAAAGTTCAGGCATTCCAGAACGGAAGTTTCAAAACAGTAACCAACGAAGACGTAAAAGGCAAATGGGCTATTTTCTTCTTCTATCCCGCAGACTTTACTTTCGTATGCCCTACCGAACTGGTGGACATCGCTGAAAAATACGAGCAATTCCAAGCAATGGGTGTAGAGGTGTACTCTGTAAGCACCGACTCTCACTTCGTGCACAAAGCATGGCACGATGCATCCGAAAGTATCCGCAAGATCAAGTATCCGATGCTGGCAGACCCTACAGGCGTGCTGACTCGTGCATTCGGTGTAATGATTGAAGAAGAAGGTATGGCTTACCGCGGCACATTTGTCGTGAACCCCGAAGGCAAAATCAAGATTGCCGAAATACAGGACAATAACATCGGACGTAATGCCGACGAACTCCTCCGTAAGGTGGAAGCTGCGCAATTCGTAGCTACGCACGACGGTGAAGTATGTCCCGCAAAATGGAAGAAAGGCGGCGAAACACTGAAGCCAAGTATAGATTTGGTTGGTAAAATTTAA
- a CDS encoding tetratricopeptide repeat protein encodes MKALKHGLIGWVCVLVLAACTEVLSLQRIQIEKAEQMLQQNAEEAIALLRSVKDPEVLPDSLRARFALAMGQAHYNAHWVMNEDSLLLYALDYYGRPDVSDTLRLLRTYKLAAHYFYDSERYKEATEMMAEGNRIAALRGDTAARLDLLRSVANIGEGNDDFEGLIRLQKQLIAIEPDSTRQYNNYNSLAVSYYCANQNDSALLALRKATECLYTSTDSLKALYYVMRNYADILSDSGKNREAINLQRHSLQEYKETKHPFESLSYYALSRYFLNMGQMDSARYYMQMGDSVRSPYIDQDLSLANFWLVQKTLMDYMDSRSFTIRDVAFFSNRLYNNFIRDQRVIAQKGKVQLLLQQQNMNLQLEKQKERTFFVGLVALCILLLLAIVWYLQRRKHLLVEKEEELEALRRLLHETEGDESGNNDKFVKKMLLQQLGLIRIVATNPSSDHQELLVQMGRIANKDVAVDDLLVWSDLYKTIDMVHDGFYTRIYQKYGNILNEKELQLCCLLKSDFSTKEISVVIQQSIRTVYQRKTVIRQKLGMEEKEDIAEFLSKRI; translated from the coding sequence ATGAAAGCATTGAAACATGGTTTGATAGGTTGGGTATGCGTGTTGGTATTGGCAGCATGTACGGAAGTCCTGTCATTGCAACGCATCCAAATAGAAAAGGCGGAACAGATGTTACAGCAGAATGCAGAGGAGGCGATTGCTCTGCTTCGGTCGGTGAAAGATCCCGAAGTATTACCAGACTCGTTGCGGGCACGGTTTGCGCTGGCTATGGGGCAAGCCCACTATAATGCGCATTGGGTGATGAATGAAGATTCTTTGCTGTTATACGCTCTGGATTATTATGGAAGACCGGATGTGAGTGACACATTGCGCTTGTTGCGTACCTACAAACTGGCGGCGCATTACTTCTACGATAGCGAGAGATATAAAGAAGCTACTGAGATGATGGCTGAAGGGAATCGCATTGCAGCCTTGCGCGGCGATACGGCTGCCCGTCTTGATTTGCTGCGGTCTGTAGCGAATATAGGGGAAGGTAATGATGATTTTGAAGGGCTGATACGCTTACAGAAGCAGTTGATAGCTATAGAGCCTGATTCCACCCGACAATATAATAACTATAACAGCCTGGCGGTATCGTACTACTGTGCAAATCAGAATGATTCTGCGCTGCTGGCTCTTCGTAAAGCTACTGAATGCCTGTATACCTCCACAGACTCTTTGAAGGCATTGTACTATGTGATGCGCAACTACGCTGATATACTGAGTGATTCTGGCAAGAATCGGGAAGCCATCAATTTGCAGCGCCATAGTTTACAAGAATATAAAGAAACTAAACACCCTTTTGAGTCCTTATCTTATTATGCTCTTTCGCGTTATTTCCTGAATATGGGTCAGATGGATTCTGCCCGCTACTATATGCAAATGGGAGATAGCGTGCGTTCGCCCTACATTGATCAGGATTTGTCATTGGCTAACTTTTGGCTGGTACAGAAAACATTGATGGATTATATGGATAGCCGCTCTTTTACCATTCGGGATGTGGCGTTCTTCTCAAACCGGCTGTATAACAACTTTATCCGTGACCAGCGGGTGATAGCCCAAAAAGGAAAGGTACAACTGTTACTTCAACAGCAGAATATGAATCTGCAATTGGAAAAGCAGAAAGAACGGACCTTTTTTGTCGGATTGGTGGCTCTCTGTATTTTGTTGTTGCTGGCTATCGTCTGGTATTTGCAGCGAAGAAAGCATTTGCTTGTGGAAAAGGAAGAAGAACTGGAGGCCTTGCGCCGTCTGCTGCATGAGACGGAAGGCGATGAAAGCGGCAATAATGATAAGTTTGTCAAGAAGATGCTGCTCCAGCAGTTAGGTCTGATACGTATTGTGGCTACGAATCCCAGTTCCGATCATCAGGAGCTATTGGTACAGATGGGACGGATAGCCAATAAAGATGTAGCGGTGGACGATTTGCTGGTTTGGAGTGATTTATATAAGACTATTGACATGGTGCATGATGGCTTTTATACCCGTATCTATCAGAAGTATGGAAATATCCTGAATGAAAAGGAACTGCAACTCTGCTGTTTGTTGAAGTCGGACTTTTCAACGAAAGAGATTAGTGTGGTTATTCAGCAGAGCATACGGACGGTGTATCAACGTAAGACGGTGATACGGCAGAAATTGGGCATGGAAGAAAAAGAAGATATCGCTGAATTTCTTTCTAAGCGGATATGA
- a CDS encoding TonB-dependent receptor, whose protein sequence is MKRLSIILGALFLCTSLMATNKITGKIIDENNNQNIEYANVSLMAQDSTFITGVATNNDGYFLLKEVNDGDYILCISCIGYENSYLSIHNLQANLNLGELPLSPDNVMLEGVTVTASPIIKKTDRQIILPTEMQTKAASNGVSLLRNLQLSRILVNPIDNSITVPGGDNVQLRMNGVEVTQAEIIAIRPADVIRIEYIDNPGARYGNAGAVLNYIVKRRESGGSISADLTNGVSDTGYGEHNLAAKYHFNKSELSTTVYWGQRDLKWTRENYESFHFPEAYQENREVGEPTKVKYDNLNFNLNYSYQDHDKQLLNIALRNQYSDTPSSMSDRISTLYEGDASYSISDLSASKVLIPSLDIYYQRNLKNKQTIYADVVASYLDSKNKRTFIQKALNNDNNDTDIYSETKGEKYSVIGEGIYEKQFNTGKFTGGIKHTQAYLQNRYSGNIENKITMNTAETYLFAEYQSKIKALNYTVGIGAMRTYNSQEQYSSEKYIVKPSLSLSYSINGSGFSDTTDTCRGMLLPCPT, encoded by the coding sequence ATGAAAAGATTAAGTATCATTTTAGGAGCATTATTCCTATGCACCTCCCTGATGGCGACAAACAAAATCACAGGGAAAATCATCGATGAGAATAACAATCAGAACATCGAGTATGCCAATGTCAGCCTGATGGCTCAGGACTCGACATTCATCACCGGAGTTGCCACAAACAACGACGGCTATTTCTTACTGAAAGAAGTAAACGATGGAGATTATATCTTATGTATCTCATGCATCGGATATGAAAACTCCTACCTCTCTATCCATAACCTGCAAGCTAACCTGAATCTGGGAGAGCTGCCCCTGTCGCCCGATAATGTAATGTTGGAAGGAGTTACCGTCACAGCCAGCCCCATCATCAAAAAGACTGACCGGCAAATTATCCTCCCAACCGAAATGCAGACTAAAGCCGCTTCCAACGGAGTTTCCTTACTGAGAAATCTGCAACTGTCGCGCATCCTGGTCAATCCGATAGACAACAGCATCACGGTTCCCGGAGGAGACAATGTACAACTTAGGATGAACGGTGTAGAAGTGACTCAAGCTGAAATCATTGCCATTCGTCCGGCAGATGTGATCCGCATCGAATATATAGACAATCCCGGCGCACGCTACGGAAATGCAGGTGCCGTATTAAACTACATTGTAAAGAGAAGGGAATCGGGAGGAAGTATCTCTGCTGATCTCACCAACGGAGTATCTGATACAGGATACGGCGAGCATAACCTCGCTGCCAAATACCACTTCAACAAGTCTGAACTCAGTACTACCGTATATTGGGGACAGAGAGATCTGAAGTGGACACGCGAAAACTATGAAAGTTTCCACTTCCCGGAGGCTTATCAAGAGAATAGAGAGGTAGGAGAACCTACAAAAGTAAAGTACGATAACCTTAACTTCAACCTCAATTACAGTTACCAGGATCATGACAAGCAACTTCTCAACATTGCTCTCAGAAACCAATACAGTGATACTCCCAGTTCCATGTCGGACAGAATCAGTACATTGTATGAAGGAGATGCCTCCTACTCCATATCCGACCTTTCTGCCTCCAAAGTACTGATCCCCTCTTTGGATATCTATTACCAGAGAAATCTGAAAAACAAACAGACAATCTATGCGGATGTAGTGGCTTCTTATCTGGACAGCAAGAACAAGCGGACTTTTATTCAGAAAGCCCTTAATAATGACAATAACGATACGGATATCTATTCAGAAACCAAAGGTGAGAAGTACTCCGTCATCGGCGAAGGTATCTACGAAAAACAATTCAATACAGGTAAGTTTACCGGAGGTATCAAGCATACACAGGCCTATTTGCAAAATAGATATTCGGGTAATATAGAGAATAAAATCACGATGAATACGGCCGAAACGTACCTATTTGCCGAATATCAATCAAAGATAAAAGCTCTGAACTACACTGTAGGGATTGGAGCCATGAGAACTTATAACAGCCAGGAGCAGTATTCTTCCGAGAAGTATATAGTCAAACCTTCCTTAAGCCTGTCGTACTCTATCAACGGAAGTGGTTTTTCAGATACAACGGATACGTGTCGGGGTATGCTCCTTCCCTGTCCGACCTGA
- a CDS encoding Dps family protein has product MKTLNYIKLNESGVANVVSALHQLLADFQVYYTNLRGFHWNIKGHGFFVLHEKFESMYDDAAEKVDEIAERILMLGGVPENKFSEYLKVAKIKEVSDVACGSDAVSNILETYGYLIGEERKIIELANEAGDDVTADLMTGYLKEQEKMVWMLVAFSTKGCTDK; this is encoded by the coding sequence ATGAAGACTTTAAATTATATCAAGTTAAATGAATCGGGAGTAGCTAACGTAGTATCTGCATTGCATCAACTTTTGGCAGATTTCCAGGTGTATTACACGAATCTGCGCGGTTTCCACTGGAACATCAAGGGACATGGTTTCTTCGTATTGCACGAGAAGTTTGAAAGTATGTATGACGACGCAGCCGAGAAGGTGGACGAAATTGCAGAGCGTATCCTGATGTTGGGTGGTGTACCCGAAAACAAGTTCAGCGAATACCTGAAAGTTGCAAAGATCAAAGAAGTATCTGACGTGGCTTGTGGTAGCGATGCGGTCAGCAATATTCTTGAAACTTACGGATACCTCATTGGTGAGGAAAGAAAGATCATTGAACTGGCCAATGAAGCAGGTGACGACGTTACTGCCGACCTGATGACAGGCTATCTGAAAGAACAGGAAAAGATGGTTTGGATGCTGGTCGCTTTCAGTACAAAAGGATGCACAGACAAATAA
- a CDS encoding hydrogen peroxide-inducible genes activator, with translation MTLQQLEYILAVNQFRHFAKAAEHCRVTQPTLSAMIQKLEDELDTKIFDRNQQPICPTPVGRLVIEQARIVLEQAGHIKDIIEEEKHSLSGVFKLGILPTIAPYLLPRFFPQLMKKYPKLDIRVTEMKTKDIKQALIKGEIDAGIIATLPEKDDFRQIPLFYEQFYAYIARESKLFDNKIIRTSDLSDEQLWMLDEGHCFRDQLVRFCQMKAAQASQIAYHLGSMETFMRMVESGKGVTFIPELAIDQLNETQKELVRPFAIPTPTRQIILITNEHFIRNTLLEVLTKEIQASVPREMLSLRATQCVV, from the coding sequence ATGACTTTACAACAACTGGAATACATTCTTGCCGTTAATCAGTTCCGCCATTTCGCCAAAGCTGCGGAACATTGCCGCGTAACTCAACCCACTCTGAGTGCCATGATACAAAAACTGGAAGACGAGTTAGACACCAAGATATTCGACCGAAACCAACAACCCATCTGCCCTACTCCCGTCGGACGGCTTGTAATAGAGCAAGCCCGTATCGTATTGGAACAGGCAGGCCACATAAAGGATATTATTGAAGAAGAAAAGCACTCCTTGTCGGGTGTCTTTAAGTTAGGCATACTTCCCACCATCGCCCCTTATCTGTTGCCGCGCTTCTTTCCGCAACTGATGAAGAAATATCCCAAACTGGATATCCGCGTAACGGAGATGAAGACGAAGGACATCAAGCAGGCTCTTATAAAAGGAGAGATAGATGCCGGCATTATCGCCACCCTCCCCGAAAAGGATGACTTCCGCCAGATACCTTTATTCTACGAACAATTCTATGCGTACATCGCGCGCGAAAGCAAACTGTTCGATAATAAGATTATCCGCACCTCCGATCTCAGCGACGAACAGCTTTGGATGCTGGACGAGGGACATTGCTTCCGCGACCAGTTAGTCCGCTTCTGCCAGATGAAGGCGGCGCAAGCCAGCCAGATCGCTTATCATCTGGGCAGCATGGAGACATTCATGCGTATGGTAGAAAGCGGTAAAGGCGTTACCTTCATTCCCGAACTTGCCATCGATCAGCTCAACGAGACACAGAAAGAGTTGGTGCGCCCCTTTGCCATCCCCACTCCTACCCGGCAGATCATTCTCATCACCAACGAGCACTTCATACGAAACACTTTGTTGGAGGTACTCACAAAAGAAATACAAGCCTCTGTACCCCGCGAAATGCTGTCCCTGCGGGCAACTCAGTGCGTTGTATAG
- the ahpF gene encoding alkyl hydroperoxide reductase subunit F: MLETSILNQVRSVFQNLEAQYTFHITCHPRHGNAQELTELLKDVAGCSDKLSCEVTETEEPKLEFSLLKNGKETGVKFRGIPNGHEFTSLLLAILNADGKGKNLPDEAIHRRIQALKGPISLQTYVSLTCTNCPDVVQALNIIALLNGQATHEMIDGALFQEEVDALKIQGVPSVYANGKLLHVGRGTLGELLQKLEEMFGSEPVGNAEPISRTYDVLVLGGGPAGASAAIYSARKGLRVAIVAEKIGGQVKETVGIENLISVPQTTGAQLADNLRSHINHYPIDLFEDRKIEKAELQGKEKRISVVGGEAFISPSVIIATGASWRKLNVEGETEYIGRGVAFCPHCDGPFYQGKDIAVIGGGNSGIEAAIDLAGICRKVTVFEFADTLKADQVLQEKAQSLPNVEIFTSSQTTKVVGNGDKVTAIRVKDRVSSEERDFPLDGIFVQIGLAANSAPFREMLETTPIGEIKIDAFCRTTLPGVYAAGDVSDVPYKQIVIAMGEGAKAALSAFDDRIRGIA, encoded by the coding sequence ATGTTAGAAACAAGCATTTTAAATCAAGTACGCAGTGTCTTCCAAAACCTAGAAGCACAGTACACTTTTCATATCACCTGCCATCCCCGGCACGGAAACGCACAGGAGCTGACAGAGTTGCTGAAAGATGTAGCAGGATGTTCCGATAAACTCTCCTGTGAGGTAACTGAAACTGAAGAACCGAAGCTGGAATTCTCTTTACTGAAAAACGGGAAAGAAACCGGTGTCAAATTCCGCGGGATACCGAACGGCCATGAATTCACATCTTTGCTTCTGGCAATACTGAATGCCGATGGAAAGGGGAAAAATCTTCCCGATGAAGCCATCCACCGACGCATTCAGGCGTTGAAAGGACCCATTTCATTGCAGACTTATGTATCATTGACATGTACCAACTGCCCTGATGTGGTGCAGGCTCTGAACATAATAGCTCTGCTGAACGGACAGGCCACACATGAAATGATAGACGGTGCCCTTTTCCAGGAAGAAGTGGATGCACTGAAAATTCAAGGCGTACCGTCCGTCTATGCCAACGGTAAATTGCTTCATGTAGGACGTGGCACTTTAGGCGAACTTCTGCAAAAGCTGGAAGAAATGTTCGGTTCCGAACCAGTAGGGAATGCAGAGCCTATCTCACGTACTTATGATGTCCTCGTATTAGGTGGCGGACCGGCAGGTGCCTCAGCCGCAATCTATTCAGCCCGTAAGGGATTACGGGTAGCCATTGTAGCCGAAAAGATCGGTGGTCAGGTAAAGGAAACCGTAGGAATCGAGAACCTGATCTCCGTGCCACAGACTACAGGTGCACAGTTAGCAGACAATTTAAGAAGCCATATCAATCATTATCCCATCGACTTGTTTGAAGACCGTAAGATAGAGAAGGCGGAACTTCAAGGAAAAGAAAAGAGGATTTCAGTAGTGGGCGGTGAAGCATTCATATCTCCCAGTGTAATAATTGCCACCGGTGCAAGCTGGCGCAAACTGAATGTGGAAGGTGAAACGGAATATATAGGCAGAGGAGTTGCCTTCTGTCCGCATTGCGACGGACCGTTCTATCAGGGGAAAGATATAGCCGTTATCGGTGGCGGAAACTCCGGTATAGAAGCAGCCATCGACTTGGCGGGTATCTGCCGGAAAGTGACTGTCTTTGAATTTGCCGATACGCTGAAAGCCGACCAGGTATTGCAAGAAAAGGCGCAAAGCTTACCGAATGTAGAAATCTTCACTTCCTCGCAGACTACCAAAGTAGTGGGAAACGGTGATAAGGTAACAGCTATCCGCGTCAAAGACCGTGTAAGTAGTGAAGAACGGGATTTCCCATTGGATGGTATCTTCGTACAAATTGGCCTGGCAGCTAATAGTGCTCCTTTCCGTGAAATGCTGGAGACGACACCAATAGGCGAAATCAAGATCGATGCTTTTTGCCGCACCACGCTTCCGGGCGTTTATGCAGCAGGAGATGTTTCGGACGTTCCCTACAAACAGATAGTAATTGCAATGGGTGAAGGTGCGAAGGCGGCACTGTCGGCATTTGATGACCGAATCCGGGGAATTGCATAA
- a CDS encoding outer membrane beta-barrel protein has product MSGYAPSLSDLNNISQAMDKYQIRKGNPDLKSVTFYANTLSASWQSKYVSVDLFGRYSYDSKPIMENTYYEDGYFIRTTENHKGFHRINLETAIQIRPYREYISIKFTPFLNRYISHGNTYTHTHTNAGLRGSLMAMYKNWVLMAEMNTSNHILWGETLTKEEKLHTIMAGYNTEKWSLSAGVLNPFTKKYEQEIENLSKSAPYRQLAYSKNLRLLFMLNVSFNLDFGKKRNSQGRRINNKDTDTGILSGNK; this is encoded by the coding sequence GTGTCGGGGTATGCTCCTTCCCTGTCCGACCTGAACAACATTTCGCAAGCAATGGATAAGTACCAGATACGCAAAGGAAATCCCGACTTAAAGTCTGTTACATTCTATGCCAATACACTATCTGCCAGCTGGCAAAGCAAGTATGTATCTGTCGATTTATTTGGAAGATATAGCTATGACAGTAAGCCAATTATGGAAAATACCTACTACGAAGACGGGTATTTTATCCGCACTACCGAGAATCATAAAGGTTTCCACCGAATCAATCTGGAAACAGCCATACAGATACGACCTTACAGGGAGTATATCTCTATCAAGTTTACTCCGTTCCTGAACCGCTATATCAGTCACGGCAACACCTACACGCATACACACACCAATGCAGGACTACGAGGCAGCCTGATGGCAATGTATAAGAATTGGGTACTGATGGCAGAAATGAATACCAGCAACCACATCCTGTGGGGTGAAACGCTGACTAAGGAAGAAAAGCTGCACACCATCATGGCGGGATACAATACGGAGAAATGGAGCTTGTCTGCCGGGGTACTGAACCCGTTCACCAAGAAGTATGAACAGGAAATAGAGAACCTCTCAAAATCGGCTCCCTATCGCCAGTTAGCATATTCCAAGAACTTAAGGCTTCTGTTCATGCTAAACGTATCCTTCAATCTGGACTTTGGAAAGAAGCGCAACAGTCAAGGCAGAAGAATCAATAACAAGGATACTGATACAGGTATTTTGTCCGGAAACAAATAA
- a CDS encoding tyrosine-protein phosphatase, with the protein MYKNLLNLLTCVLLLPACSGTAPHISVVCEENNVGNSIVKWEMAPLIKGNVKVYASTDPNYIPEDSPVAMANIADQRMTIVTTDPTRRYYYTLVFNDKYRVKIATRNVNIPGIQNFRDMGGYPSYPTQKQLRWGMLYRSAQIDSLECYSRRELKNIGIKTIVDLRSESELKGHTPLQEGFNVVHIPIKTGDMEDILRGIQEQKIKSDTVYRMVERMNRELVMNYHHEYRQIFDILLDSANYPVVIHCSSGKGRTGIASALILASLGVNSDIIMEDYRLSNDYFNIPSASRYAYNLPARSQEAITTVYSAREDFLNAAKEEIERRYGDVETYLERGIGLKKEEIKKLQSILLVKNDN; encoded by the coding sequence ATGTATAAAAATCTGTTGAACTTGCTAACATGTGTATTACTGCTACCGGCTTGTAGCGGCACAGCTCCCCATATCTCCGTCGTTTGCGAAGAAAACAACGTTGGAAATAGTATCGTCAAATGGGAAATGGCCCCTCTTATTAAAGGAAACGTAAAGGTATATGCCTCTACCGACCCGAACTATATTCCCGAAGATTCTCCGGTGGCCATGGCAAATATTGCCGACCAACGAATGACAATTGTTACCACGGACCCTACCAGACGGTATTACTATACCCTTGTATTTAATGATAAATACCGTGTGAAGATTGCTACCCGTAATGTCAATATCCCTGGTATACAGAACTTCCGCGATATGGGAGGATATCCATCATATCCTACCCAGAAACAATTGCGCTGGGGTATGCTTTACCGCTCAGCCCAGATAGACAGTCTGGAATGCTACTCGCGCAGAGAACTAAAGAATATAGGCATCAAGACTATTGTAGACCTGCGCTCCGAATCAGAGTTAAAAGGACATACCCCATTACAAGAAGGATTCAATGTCGTACATATTCCCATAAAAACGGGGGATATGGAAGATATTCTGAGAGGTATCCAGGAACAAAAAATAAAAAGTGATACTGTATACCGTATGGTGGAACGAATGAATCGCGAGTTAGTGATGAACTACCACCATGAATACCGGCAGATATTCGATATCCTGTTGGACAGTGCTAACTATCCTGTCGTCATTCATTGTTCCTCCGGTAAGGGACGCACCGGCATTGCTTCGGCACTGATACTCGCTTCTCTTGGTGTGAACAGCGATATTATCATGGAAGATTATCGTCTCAGCAATGACTACTTTAATATTCCCAGCGCCTCACGTTATGCCTACAATCTGCCTGCACGTTCGCAAGAAGCCATCACGACTGTTTATTCAGCCAGAGAAGATTTCCTGAATGCTGCCAAAGAAGAAATAGAACGTAGGTACGGTGACGTGGAGACCTATCTGGAAAGGGGCATCGGACTCAAGAAAGAAGAAATTAAGAAGCTGCAAAGTATTCTTTTAGTGAAAAACGATAATTAA
- a CDS encoding DEAD/DEAH box helicase: MKNFEELGLSPEIRRAIEEMGYECPMPVQEEVIPYLLGENNDVVALAQTGTGKTAAFGLPLIQKINVKNRIPQSLILCPTRELCLQIAGDLNDYSKYITGLRVLPVYGGSSIDSQIRALKQGVHIIVATPGRLLDLMERKTVSLTTIQNVVMDEADEMLNMGFTDSINAILADVPQERNTLLFSATMSPEIARISKKYLRDAKEITIGRKNESTSNVKHVVFTVHAKDKYAALKRIVDYYPQIYGIIFCRTRKETQEIADKLMQDGYNADSLHGELSQAQRDAVMQKFRIRNLQILVATDVAARGLDVDDLTHVINYGLPDDTESYTHRSGRTGRAGKTGTSIAIINLREKGKMREIERIISKKFIIGEMPTGKQICEKQLLKVIDDLEKVKVNEEDMADFMPEIYRKLDWLSKEDLIKRMVSHEFNRFSEYYRNREEIEMPTDSRGERNGRSGNERSGDRRSSSRKAEPGFTRLFINLGKMDNFFPNELISLLNSNTRGRVELGRIDLMKNFSFFEVDEKEAGNVVKALNRANWNGRKVSVEIAGEEGKEAPKGRRKSEGSSYSKKEFDGKKRSFKDEKRSDASGKRNDTPRNSRSKSDNAPADKKKGKPSREERGYTSARGKKDDWRQFFQNDNKEFRDKEPDFSEEGWARRAPKKK, from the coding sequence ATGAAGAATTTTGAAGAGCTCGGTCTGTCGCCGGAGATACGCCGCGCCATTGAAGAAATGGGATATGAGTGTCCCATGCCGGTGCAAGAGGAAGTGATTCCTTACCTTTTAGGAGAAAATAATGATGTTGTAGCACTTGCACAAACAGGAACGGGGAAAACCGCCGCATTCGGCCTGCCACTTATCCAAAAAATTAATGTAAAGAACCGGATTCCACAATCCCTTATACTTTGCCCTACACGCGAACTTTGCTTGCAGATTGCAGGTGATTTGAATGACTATTCCAAATACATCACTGGATTGCGGGTATTGCCCGTATATGGTGGTTCATCCATAGATAGCCAGATACGTGCCCTGAAACAAGGTGTACATATCATCGTTGCTACCCCGGGACGACTACTCGACCTGATGGAACGTAAGACTGTATCGCTCACCACTATCCAGAATGTAGTGATGGACGAGGCGGACGAAATGCTGAACATGGGATTCACGGACAGTATTAACGCTATTCTTGCCGATGTGCCTCAGGAGCGTAATACGTTATTATTCTCTGCCACTATGAGCCCGGAGATTGCACGTATCTCAAAGAAATACTTACGTGACGCCAAAGAAATCACTATCGGACGGAAAAATGAAAGTACAAGCAACGTGAAGCATGTAGTCTTCACCGTTCATGCCAAGGATAAATACGCGGCTCTGAAACGTATTGTAGACTATTATCCGCAGATATACGGTATCATTTTCTGCCGTACGCGCAAAGAAACGCAGGAAATTGCCGACAAGTTGATGCAGGACGGTTACAATGCCGATTCACTGCACGGTGAATTAAGTCAGGCGCAGCGTGACGCCGTAATGCAGAAATTCCGCATCCGTAATCTGCAAATCCTGGTTGCCACGGACGTTGCTGCACGCGGACTCGACGTAGACGACTTGACACATGTTATCAACTATGGTCTGCCAGATGATACCGAAAGTTACACCCACCGTAGCGGACGTACAGGACGCGCCGGAAAGACCGGTACTTCTATCGCCATCATCAACTTGCGCGAAAAAGGTAAGATGCGCGAAATAGAACGTATCATCAGCAAGAAGTTTATTATTGGTGAAATGCCTACCGGCAAACAGATTTGCGAGAAACAGCTCCTGAAAGTGATTGACGATCTGGAAAAGGTGAAAGTGAACGAAGAAGACATGGCTGACTTTATGCCTGAAATATACCGTAAACTGGACTGGTTGAGCAAAGAAGACCTTATCAAACGTATGGTTTCCCACGAGTTCAACCGTTTCTCAGAATATTACCGCAATCGCGAAGAAATAGAAATGCCTACCGATAGCCGTGGTGAACGTAACGGCCGAAGCGGCAACGAACGCAGTGGTGACCGCAGAAGTAGCAGCCGCAAAGCTGAACCGGGATTTACGCGCCTGTTCATCAATCTGGGTAAGATGGATAATTTCTTCCCCAATGAACTGATCAGTCTTCTGAACAGTAATACCCGTGGTCGTGTGGAACTGGGACGTATTGATCTGATGAAGAACTTCTCATTTTTTGAGGTAGACGAGAAAGAAGCGGGAAATGTAGTAAAAGCTTTAAACCGAGCCAACTGGAACGGTCGTAAGGTTTCTGTGGAGATTGCCGGTGAAGAAGGCAAGGAAGCTCCTAAAGGCAGACGTAAAAGCGAAGGAAGCAGTTACAGCAAAAAGGAGTTTGATGGCAAAAAGCGTAGCTTCAAAGATGAAAAGCGTAGCGATGCATCTGGAAAACGTAACGATACGCCCAGAAACAGTAGAAGTAAATCTGACAATGCTCCGGCTGACAAAAAGAAAGGCAAACCGAGCCGCGAAGAACGTGGCTATACTAGCGCTCGTGGCAAGAAAGACGATTGGAGACAATTCTTCCAAAATGACAACAAGGAGTTCCGCGATAAAGAACCTGACTTCAGTGAAGAAGGTTGGGCAAGACGGGCACCGAAAAAGAAATAA